ctataattttaatggtaggtttatttgaacagtgagagacagaataatattataaattgatttgcattttaatgaggaaaataagtatttgaccccctctcaatcaaaaagatttctggctcccaggtgtcttttatacaggtaacgaactgagattaggagcacactctcaaagggagtgctcctaatctcagcttgttacttgtataaaagacacctgtccacagaagcaatcaatcaatcagattccaaactctccaccatggccaagaccaaagagctctccaaggacgtcagggacaaaattgtagacctacacaaggctggaatgggctacaagaccatcgccaagcagcttggtgagaaggtgacaacagttggtgcgattattcgcaaatggaagaaacacaaaagaactgtcaatctccctcggcctgaggctccatgcaagatctcacctcgtggagttgcaatgatcatgagaacggtgaggaatcagcccagaactacacaggaggatcttgtcaatgatttcaaggcagctgggaccatagtcaccaagaaaacaattggtaacccactacgccgtgaaggactgaaatcctgcagtgcccgcaaggtccccctgctcaagaaagcacatatacagtcccatctgaagtttgccaatgaacatctgaatgattcagaggagaactgggtgaaagtgttgcggtcagatgagaccaaaattgagctctttggcatcaactcaactcgctgtgtttggaggaggaggaatgctgcctatgaccccaagaacaccatccccaccgtcaaacatggaggtggaaacattatgctttgggggtgtttttctgctaaggggacaggacaacttcaccgcatcaaagggacgatggacggggccatgtaccatcaaatcttgggtgagaacctccttccctcagccagggcattgaaaatgggtcgtggatgggtattccagcatgacaatgacccaaaacacacggccaaggcaacaaaggagtggctcaagaagaagtacattaaggtcctggagtggcctagccagtctccaatccttaatcccatagaaaatctgtgtagggagctgaaggttcgagttgccaaatgtcagcctcgaaaccttaatgacttggagtgggacaaaatccctcctgagatgtgtgcaaacctggtggccaactacaagaaacgtctgacctctgtgattgccaacaagggttttgcgaccaagtactaagtcatgttttgcagaggagtcaaatacttatttccctcattaaaatgcaaatcaatttataacatttttgacatgcgtttttctggatttgtttgttgttattctgtctctcactgttcaaataaacctatcattaaattatagactgatcatgtctttgtcagtgggcaaacgtacaaaatcagcaggggatcaaatactttttccctcactgtatttgtcgTGTTCAAAGTGTTACCAAGGCCTCTTGCTGTGATCACGGCCCAGTGTGATTAAGAATAGATTAAACACTTCACAGGTCTTCTTGATGTCTAAAACTACCATGTGAAATTCAAATCTTTGAAGGCATTTTTCATGAAGACGGAGAAGAAAAGCTTAAAAAGTGATGTCTTGCCAAAATACAGATGATATCCACCCACTACCACTCCTCTGTCTCATACAAACACAATCACTTTCAGTGAATCTACATGAAATATAATTCAAATATATCACATTCTTCACAGCAATTGTGTGAAATACAAATGGAAAAGAGCTAAAAACCATTAATATTACATGTGAGTCACCAGTGTTTGAGGCGTTTAGAATTTTACCATCACCTCAAAAGATTGATGTAAGTCTGGGGATATTTCTTTTAGTCAGTCAGAAAATCCTCCACTGGTGGAAAAACAGCGCCACCGTAGGATGGTTTTGAAATCACACcctaaaatacattttaaaacctCCATAACAGCTCTGCAGCCAGAGCTGGTGGCAAAATGTGATTTTCCCACCCAAAGAGATTGCTCATGCGGAACGTCTCTGAGCTAGAACGTTGCTGTCTCCATGGCATACCTTGCTATGACATCTGTATGAGAAGCATCTCACTAATGGTCTCCAGTcatgataaatgagagagagagagctggagggtaAATTACTTAATAAATTAGAGCAATTAGTTATTGGTAATATTGTGACACCATTAGGTTCTATCCATAGACTGATTGAAAGGAAGAAAGGTGTGGTGGTAGGTAGGGGTCACTGCTTTTGGATTTGCCCCCTGGGCCTATTGATCAAGATAAACACACCCCAAGATTTGAATTCACATCTGTGAAGATCAGTACAGGCCAAAGCTTGCCAATATACAATACAAGCATTATCATTCAACAGAACACACAcattgaaaataaatattttaccAATGAGCAGGTGAAGACCTCCACTCAAACATGACACATTAATACAAAACATATAAAAATGTACAGCTCAAAATGTGATGTATTACACATATTGtaacatttacaaatgtaaaAAAGTAATTTAAATACCCACTGTAATTGTATTGTAGAGCATTCACACAATGTCTCCTTATTGCCTTTGAATAGCAAGTAGCAGCTGTGTAATCTTACACGCCTGCTGGAGGCATTTTAATCAATAGTTATGATTCATAATGCTGGCTGTACCATACCAGTGAATCATACAGATGCAAAGGCCTCTCCATAACAACATCATCAGTACAATATAAATGATTATGGTCATTATGTCGGCAATATTTGACATTGTGTTACTTATGAGATTATAATTACTTTGACTCAACTATTCAAATATGCCAAATATATCCATTACACATCACAGATATAAAGGGACAGAGACATATATTTAGATTTAGACATCCATGTACCTTTACCTTCTATAGAAATCATTATACCAGTCAGACTATTCTTCCTTACTGAAGTGTAAAATCTAGACAGTATCACAGTGAGAACGTACTCTTTGAAATCCAACTGTGTTGAAAATGCTGCCTCAGATTTTCTTCAATGTACCTAACACTTCATTGGGTAACACATCAGGTAGTAGCTGACATAATTACAGCTCGGTTTCTCTTCCTTTTCTAGAAAATAAAATCCTAAAAGTATCTCCTCTGCATATTAAGTATGTTACCATCCGAAAAAGGGCATTTACAGGGTCACTGACACTCACCACAGTGCCTGAACAATGAAACAGCAGAAAACATTCACTCAATCATCCTCTACATAATCAGTCAGGTATGAGTGTAAACCAAGTGTTGAGAGATACTATGTGTAGCCTACAATAAAATAATATCTGGTTAATGTCAATTAAATCTCCAACATATACAGGCACAGCAAAATACAGTTTGTGATTTCAGTTCTGCCTATTCACAGAGCTAAGATGTACAGAGGAGGTATAGGCTATTCTCTAACTAGCAGAAGTGCCGCTGTCCTGTTTCCTTTGAGCTCCACCAAGAGACGAGGGAGTGAACATACATTGTTACGCTAGGTTTGCCTTCTCCTACTGCGAGTAGATTAAAGCAGTAGTATAACTTTAAAGCAGACCAGGTATAGCAGAACAATATCTAATTTCACACAATGCGTCAGGGTGGGGACCAAGCCCATACAACAACAGTCAATTTTCTTCTACAGACCACAACTTCAATTATGATtcgcaaattgccatcataattTTTTTTCCCCATTTCTTTTCCTCAGACTCCACATACAAGATCAAACCAGCCAGACTTTGACACTATTCAAACAACAAGTGAACAATACATTTCCAACACAATCCAAAGCTCATTGAGGAAAGCAGTGTATTTTTTCTCTTACCTGTGTACTTTGAGTTGAGACAGCAGAGCTCCGTCTCAGTGAATGATACCTCAGGTAGGCTGTGCTGGAACTTGAGTGTAACCTACAACAGCATCAGAAGCAACGGCAACGtatggcagcagcagcagtaagatgaagaagaagaagaaggcaaagaggagtaggaggaaggCGCGAACGCTGAATTatggatgtagagagagagggaatcctGTGCTGCCTGCCCTCACTCCCCAGATTGCAGGGCGTGAATCAGCACTCACATGAATCAAACGGCACAGTCCACTGAAGGGCTCTGGTCTTGGCGCTGAGAGACAAGAGGAACGGAGGGAACTCAGCCAGCGGCTGgatggggaaggaggagggagggggttagGAAGAACAGAGCAGTAGAAAAGAAGAGAGGAGCAGTGGAGAGAACACGGACACATTCCTCCTCAGCCAAACACTCATgtcctgcatctctctctctctctctctctctctctctctctctctctctctctctctctctctctctctctctctctctctctctctctctctctctctctctctctctctctctctctctctctctctctcattcattcaTTCCCAGTGCAGTGTACACATACTTATTTCTCGTCTGTATAATCAATCTAACCTGACAGGAGCTAATAGTCCTCTATTTTAACCAGCCAACTGATAACAAGAATGTTGTGGACTGTATCCCAGGTTACGCTTCGCTAGTAATTTCAACAATCGTTTTTTACCTGCTGTGTGATTTATAATTTTagcaaatgaaaaaataaaatccagaagaATGATTACTCATTTGCATATTAATTCTGGGGGCAGAAGTGGAAAAATCTAATTTTGACAGATGTTAAAATGTGTATGAACAGTTTGTCACTAAAGATTACCCTCATTCTATTATTTACAAACCAGTTATTTTTCTAATGCTCAAATAAATTCCTCTCACAGCAAAATGGTTCCAGTTTTCAGAATAAACagtgtatgtatgcgtgtgtatgtgtgggcaGTAGTTTGTAAACAAAGCCAGAGCCAAAACATTACTGAGGCAGTATTTCGACTGATTCTCAGCCCCTGAcacatttacgtttacattttttatttatgcCATTTATGTTGAGTGGTGGATGATTGAGCGGCTTGGCCTCTTAAATTTAAGAGAGCCTTCAATGTGGTGCCCCATTGAAATCCAATAACTTCGATACCAGCCTTGTGTTATTCATGCTTCATTCCAAGCAAGAGCAGTCGACACAAACTGTTCTCCTCCACAATCCATACCATCTAGTGTGATGCCTCTTCAGGTGTGCATCATTATATTGGCGGCGCTGAGCATTTGTCTCCACCGAAGCATGCCCTTAGGTTTGTGATTGAGCTTAACACCTGTGTTTTCATCCCCGTTGCGTTTATGCCTTGTTGAACCTATCTATATCTCGCTCTCCTTGCACGCACGGCGGCTGTGAAGGCTCCTTCCCTGTCAAGTCAAACTGTCAGGGAACGAGCAAAGCGACGTTAGCAACTCATCTCCCTCAGCCACAGCCCAGCCATGCGTCTGTAATCAATCCCGTAGCCATGTTGCTGATTGGTGCTGCTGTGTCAGGCCTGCCGTAGGTAAGTGATCAGCCCCCTCTTCAGGATATACCAGTCTGCTGTTGATCAATTGGCCCATTAATCCTCCTGCAGAATGGATAACAGGCAACACATAACAGGCAATGGGTAGGTAGGGCTGCTACACAGTAAAAAATGGGGTGTTAATATTTCAGAGTAAAGTTATTTTAACCCAGATAGAGTATTTTCAACATTTTTGAGAGTAAAGTTGCTCTATCAGTGGAGTTAAAAGTGAGTGTAAAAATCTGCAGATACGCAGTGACAATTTCAACTCTACAGCAGTGATGAATACCCgccactctgctttgctgaagttTGGCACGTACGTTGGTGGAGGAAGATTGCGAAGGAGTAGCTAGGCCACAGATATTGctaggtaagttacatccccgttTTTTCAACACCAAACCGGTATTTTTTAACTTTACATAATTTTAGAGTTGTGCTGATGTCAAGGTCATATTTTAAGTTACGAGTTCCATGCGGCGGTCCCCCTTGCAGTGACCTCGTCATCAGCCAGCTAAATTAGCTTGTAAGTTCAGATGGTTGACAGTAATAACTGTTATATGATATACCCATGGAATATGTTTGATATTTTTGTGAATGGCTTGCTGTTTCATATGGCTAAAAATAGGTAACGTTAACTTAGCTAATCAGTTCGTTTGAAGGACACCACCGTTTGGCATGAGCGCAGATTGTGCTTGTCATGCGGTTAGCTAGCTTGCAATCAGTATCGGTAACTGTCTTTCTTTGTGTTGCAATATTTTCACGAATGAAGTTTGTCAGAATGGTAAATACGTAAAATAGCGTTcgctaacaacaaaacatttatacagatagtattgttagctaacgttattgtATAGCTTCCCAGGCTTCCTTACACTAACGTTAACTGTTTTTTATAAAGCTATATATAACGGTAATGTTAGCATGCTTCTGATAGTTAGCCAGCTAATGTTGGTGTTATAAAACGATAACTTAGATCACTGATTTGCATGACGGGTTTGTTTAACATTGCTTAACCATTTTAATGGTTAGCTACTGTTCGAACTAAAATGGCTAATGAGCTAGCTAACTTTGACACATAGCTAGTTATTTGGTAGCTAATGGGACAATGTGCCTCTAAACTTGAACTAGCCTACACCCATTTGCTGCAGAAAATGGCAGCTTAACGTTATATTCAACCAGCACAACTTTGTCTACTTCAGCCTTTGTAATTGCAGTGTAACGTCTaagtaatgcatagtgcattgcgTAGCTAGTACTACTGAGATAAATGGATAGTTAGCTAACGCTTAGTTGAACCAGCACTAAATGATGATtttgaatatatattttctttgttaACAGAGGCAAAATGCTGTTGCGTGTTCAGCTCGGGGAAGAGCAGAAATACGTCAAGCTGTCTGAGCTGACATTCAATGCTTTCTTGAAAGAAGGTAGGTATAATAGGTTAAAGCAATACATATCACCCTAATGACAAAATAATACAGCATTAAGCTATTATCTTATGATATCTATTTAGGTCTATAGTCATTTCTGCTGTGCTTTATATTTTCAGTAACATAAAATCAGGTGCAGATCCTTGTCTTTCATCATTTTGTGAACACATGAGGCAACCTTAAGTATGAACTTGGATTCTTGTGAGAAGGGAAtgcatgtttttctttttttcttctttttttaacagtgtgtctaaaattcaacataccagaaagcagaaagccagaCATTAAGGTGTATGACCAGTCTGACACAGAAGTTGACTCAGATGTTTTTGAAGAATTAGTAAAGGAGTCACCTGGAACTTTCAGAATCATGCTGGGCAATGGACTTGGTATTCATTCATTCAATTAGTTTTTTAGTTTAAAGGCCAGAATGAGAACCTTTATTGTCTTAAAAATAACAGTTTATTgtaatatgtttctatgttttgcacaaatttcatAATGAACAGATacctctcattcatcatcatgctCGGGTACATCTGATGACACCATCATTCTGAATTTCACTGTGTGTGACGATGTTGAAGAAGTAGCGGCTGGCGAAGGAAGCCAGCCTAAAAGGCCATGCCACATAAACTATGAGGCAAAAGCAGTAAGTGGTGAACATTGCTGTTAAGTCCAATCTGAATGTTGTTTCATCATGTGACAGCATTACATATTGTTTTACAATTACGGAAagcacatttctttccacctaTAGCTGATTGAAAAAATCCTAACATCAAAGCCTGGTGGTGAACGCATTATGCAAGAGTATGGAAAAACCAAATCTCTGACAGATGCCACCAGAAGACAGATGATCAACATACTTGCTGCTGAGATGACAGAAACACATGGGTAAGCATTAAGCATATAGATGGGCTGTAAAGAAACATTGTTATTATTTTCCGGTTATTAATTATGTAAAATGTGTTGTGCAATATCAATTCAGTGTGATGTTAACTTTGAATTCATATGCTAGGACATCCCCCCAAAAGTGTCAGAGTGATGTATGCACAGGGGATAGTAGCTTTGTTTCCCTATCTAGAAGACCCATACTCACAACATGGATATGTAAGTAAATGGGTTATTGCAACATTATGCACATATTCACTCTATGAAATGGGAATAGTACtcctttataatttatttataataatataggATCATTACTACGATCCGGAGAGTGGTTCCGGATACCTTGCATGGCGATTGAAGACCATACAAAGAAAAACAGCAGAGGAAAGAGGTGCCTCAGTCAGCAAATCTCCTAAAGGTATGTTTTCTGATCAGTGACATGTAATTATAATGGTGACCTGTGAATTGTACAGAAAGGATTTCTTAACACTGTATTTTGTCTTAAGTTGGTGGGCCAGGCCGTGATCGTCAGCCCTTCACCTATGACAGAGAGCCATCTGATGAGGATGTGGAAGCAGCTATTGCTGTTTTGAGACACTCTGCTGATGAAAACACTGTCCGTGAGAAGATGAAAATGACCTTCATATATCGGCAAGCAATGGTCAACGATGAAGCCAAATCATCAGATGTCTTCTCGGTCTTCCCAAGATTTCTGGACACACCAGGACTGGTATGACAacttaattcactgcatcaccaaAAATATCCAATGAAGAATAAGGTAACACTCATtatttctgtctttgtgtgttacatTGCAGATAGAACAAGATTTCAGGCTTCTGTTTGGTGAGGCCACAGCCAACAAATTCTTGGAGAAGTGGCCAACCACTTTCAAAgcaaaagtaataaaggaaagccATGGACTTTTATCCACCACAGAACTCTTGGATTTGATGCGCAATGCTGAGTCAGCTGCTGAAGTTGAGAATGGTATGAATGAACTGTTTTACTTTTTATGTGGATAATGTAGGTGTGCATTATATGTCCATAATGGTGCAAGTTGTGAATAAGAATGTTATGCTACGGCACAATGTTAACCAggtttttatttacttatttgtaGGCTGGGACAGTGACATGTCTGCCATCTTGCTGCTGCTACATTTGCTACCACCATCTGCACAAGGTAGAAAGAGGCCGGGAAAGATGTCTGCATATCAAGCTGTAGATCAGCTCATCAGATTTCAAAAGGTATGCTTAACAgttgtttaaaatatatattccaTCATCTCAATCTTGTGCACAGTTTGAGGTGATCTTATCTATTGTCAGAGGTTAGTCACCAAAACAATTCTGTTGAATGTGTTTTTTTGTAGGTTGGAACCAGTGTGCAGCAGCATCTTGACAACATCACCCAAAGCAGTCAGCCCTACCTTCTCGCCCAGGGATCCACACAGAGCAGCATTCACTCCTACTTCATTGTGGTTGACAAGCATGCTCTTCCATGCAAGGCAACAGGTTCAGTAGGAGCTTTTGACGAAGTCTTTAAAGCCCATTACGTATTTGGTACGTCATACAGTTCTTCCTTGAGCAGCTTTTTCACTTTTGTGCAAACAACCATCTATAACATCGACATGGGGGAAACAAAGGAGACTCCTAGAGTTGCTGAGTTGCGAGCAAGAATGGTGCGTTAGTTGAGATAAAACTATGAAGTGTTTTCTTTGCAAAAGTGACCATGGAAGTCCAAACAACCTTGTTAAGCACCTTAAGATAATTCATGGGCTATGTACAGGCAGGACTCTTTTTCTGAAATGTGGTCAAGAAGGATGCTCACGTTCTTTTGGTAGCTTTTCTGGTTTTAGAAAACATCTTAACAAGTGCCACGGAGAAAGTTTAGTAGATTCTATAGAAGATGATCTTTCAGACCCTCAAAGTACCGTCAAcaccagtaatatttctcatgtTGAAGTGTCGACTGAATGTTTAGAGGCTGAGTCAGAGTTATCTTCGCCATACATTGTAAATAGTTGTGCAGCTGTTATTTCTGATCTAAAGGCAGCAGGTGTTGGTCAAAGTACAGTAAATACTGTAGTGATTTCCATGGAAGAGATTGTTCAAGATATTCATCAGCATGCTAAAGAAACAGTGATAAAGCATGTATTTAGTAATGAAAGAGaaacagaaatgtgcaagaaAGTTGAGGCGTGTTTTGAGGGGTTAGAGAATCCTTTCACAGTTCTAAATTCGGAATACAAGCGATCAAAATTTATGACTGCCAAGTGGGAAATAGTAGAACCAGTTGAATGTGTGATTGGTTCAAGATTTGACACAAGACGAAATAAAAAGACTGGAACATATGATCAGGTAGTAGTTCAAGATAAATTCATGTATATTCCAATTTTATCTACACTgcagtcaatatttaaaagtCAGTATTTTGCAGAAATGTTGCAAAGCTCAGCTACCAGCAACTCTAGACTGAGAGATATTTGTGATGGATCTTTTTTTAAAAGTCACCCCCTGTTCTCAACTGAGAAGCAGACAATACAGGTCCAGATGTTCTATGATGATTTTGAGGTCGCCAACCCATTGGGTTCCAAGCGAGGTATTCATAAATTGGGTGGAGTATATTTTACTTTAAGAAACTTCTCTCCAAAATGGAATTATTTTGTGGCTAACATACACCTGTGCGCCTTATTTCATACTCAAGATGTTAAACGATATGGTTTTAGTGAAATTTTTGCTCCCATTGT
This sequence is a window from Coregonus clupeaformis isolate EN_2021a chromosome 7, ASM2061545v1, whole genome shotgun sequence. Protein-coding genes within it:
- the LOC121570263 gene encoding uncharacterized protein LOC121570263 — encoded protein: MLLRVQLGEEQKYVKLSELTFNAFLKEVCLKFNIPESRKPDIKVYDQSDTEVDSDVFEELVKESPGTFRIMLGNGLDTSHSSSCSGTSDDTIILNFTVCDDVEEVAAGEGSQPKRPCHINYEAKALIEKILTSKPGGERIMQEYGKTKSLTDATRRQMINILAAEMTETHGTSPQKFGGPGRDRQPFTYDREPSDEDVEAAIAVLRHSADENTVREKMKMTFIYRQAMVNDEAKSSDVFSVFPRFLDTPGLV
- the LOC121569814 gene encoding uncharacterized protein LOC121569814 → MKCFLCKSDHGSPNNLVKHLKIIHGLCTGRTLFLKCGQEGCSRSFGSFSGFRKHLNKCHGESLVDSIEDDLSDPQSTVNTSNISHVEVSTECLEAESELSSPYIVNSCAAVISDLKAAGVGQSTVNTVVISMEEIVQDIHQHAKETVIKHVFSNERETEMCKKVEACFEGLENPFTVLNSEYKRSKFMTAKWEIVEPVECVIGSRFDTRRNKKTGTYDQVVVQDKFMYIPILSTLQSIFKSQYFAEMLQSSATSNSRLRDICDGSFFKSHPLFSTEKQTIQVQMFYDDFEVANPLGSKRGIHKLGGVYFTLRNFSPKWNYFVANIHLCALFHTQDVKRYGFSEIFAPIVRDIKVLESDGIEIPLYSGYVRGTVVQVTGDNLGLHSLFGLVESFSARYCCRFCLAEKEDFQTEFSEDSSKIVLRTKDMHTAHCQEMACNPSLPYVFGVKRSCILNSLRYFHTTENFSVDVMHDVLEGGWPAVLESLGILRPRGNKRAIQGPTKRHLCRVKALMEAAEGFCDPKVSSVQPPMTALEHSLPQCFWDHQLPPFLSRSWLLPCPL